A region from the Lytechinus variegatus isolate NC3 chromosome 6, Lvar_3.0, whole genome shotgun sequence genome encodes:
- the LOC121417747 gene encoding uncharacterized protein LOC121417747: MTSRMWPCLRSFTSLKYLTITDSSLSFPPSPPELPSVTKLSAERVTSQCYEGLISSLPGLESINITMNDAEGDIARYTAVLRRTAGQKLKHIYLYGPSSLSPGRSRVSRETMRGLGLVIKEHTQNLQKLYLRRVKCTDEDDLVYLMECCRRVKTMENVWLLSCGTTPSGRLHSHLKQLHFGSSDSLNVHVYHDDGAYVRYFIPHTVD, translated from the exons ATGACTTCTAGAATGTGGCCATGTCTCAGATCTTTCACCTCACTGAAGTATCTCACCATCACAGACTCATCTCTCAGTTTCCCTCCATCACCTCCTGAGCTACCATCGGTCACAAAACTATCAGCCGAGAGAGTGACGTCACAGTGCTATGAAGGTCTAATCTCATCGCTCCCTGGTTTGGAAAGTATTAATATCACGATGAATGATGCGGAGGGAGACATTGCTCGTTACACCGCTGTTCTTCGTCGGACAGCAGGGCAGAAACTCAAACACATATATCTATATGGTCCGTCATCACTTTCACCAGGAAGGAGCCGTGTATCGAGAGAGACAATGAGAGGACTGGGTCTGGTCATCAAAGAACATACACAGAACCTGCAGAAGCTCTATCTGCGAAGGGTGAAGTGTACAGACGAAGATGACTTAGTTTACCTAATGGAGTGCTGCAGACGTGTAAAGACGATGGAAAACGTTTG GCTCTTGTCCTGTGGGACGACACCGAGTGGCAGACTGCATTCTCACCTCAAGCAACTTCACTTTGGATCTTCCGACAGTCTCAATGTGCATGTTTACCAT GACGATGGTGCCTATGTTCGCTATTTCATCCCCCACACTGTCGATTGA